Proteins from a genomic interval of Streptococcus oralis:
- a CDS encoding MORN repeat-containing protein: MEKLKQIYEKYRVYLTRPRLEFIAVVVIALCALSVFLLNTPKKGVLTLDGGALVYDGTLVRGKMNGQGTMTFENGDQYTGDFNNGAFNGKGMFQSKDGWKYEGDFVNGQAEGQGKLTTEQEVVYEGTFKQGVFQQK; the protein is encoded by the coding sequence ATGGAAAAGCTTAAACAAATCTATGAAAAGTATAGAGTTTACCTAACTCGCCCTAGGCTAGAGTTCATTGCAGTAGTCGTAATTGCACTCTGTGCCCTTTCGGTATTTCTACTAAATACACCCAAAAAGGGTGTCCTGACACTTGATGGTGGTGCACTTGTTTATGATGGTACCCTGGTACGAGGGAAAATGAATGGTCAGGGGACCATGACCTTTGAAAATGGGGACCAATATACAGGTGATTTCAATAATGGAGCCTTTAATGGAAAAGGAATGTTCCAATCAAAAGATGGCTGGAAATACGAAGGTGATTTTGTAAATGGCCAGGCTGAAGGTCAAGGAAAGTTGACGACAGAGCAAGAAGTTGTCTATGAAGGAACCTTTAAACAAGGCGTTTTCCAACAAAAATAG
- a CDS encoding low molecular weight protein-tyrosine-phosphatase — protein MRKIVFVCLGNICRSPMAEFVMKSMTSDYQIESRATSSWEHGNPIHEGTQGIFQQYQIPYDKDKTSLQVRREDFESFDYIIGMDASNVSDLRQMCPQELQHKIYPFASESVPDPWYTGDFEETYARITSGCKSWLDRLENESDNGKA, from the coding sequence ATGAGAAAAATAGTATTTGTGTGCCTAGGAAACATCTGCCGTAGCCCCATGGCAGAGTTTGTGATGAAATCCATGACGAGCGATTACCAGATTGAGAGTCGTGCGACTTCGTCTTGGGAACATGGCAATCCGATTCATGAGGGAACGCAAGGGATTTTCCAGCAATATCAGATTCCTTATGACAAAGACAAAACATCACTCCAGGTTCGTAGAGAAGATTTTGAGTCATTTGATTACATTATCGGGATGGATGCTTCAAACGTTTCAGATCTGCGTCAAATGTGTCCTCAGGAATTGCAGCATAAGATCTACCCTTTTGCATCTGAAAGTGTTCCAGATCCTTGGTATACAGGAGATTTTGAGGAAACCTATGCTCGCATCACAAGTGGCTGTAAAAGCTGGCTAGATCGATTAGAAAATGAGAGTGACAATGGAAAAGCTTAA
- the adhE gene encoding bifunctional acetaldehyde-CoA/alcohol dehydrogenase, whose protein sequence is MADKKTVTPEEKQLAAEKHVDGLVKKALVALDEMRKLNQEQVDYIVAKASVAALDAHGILAQHAVEETGRGVFEDKATKNLFACEHVVNNMRGVKTAGVIEDDPITGLTKIAEPVGVICGITPTTNPTSTAIFKSLIALKTRNPIVFAFHPSAQESSAHAAQIVRDAAIAAGAPENCVQWITEPSMEATGALMNHEGVATILATGGNAMVKAAYSCGKPALGVGAGNVPAYVEKSADLRQAAHDIVMSKSFDNGMVCASEQAVIIDKEVYDEFVEEFKSYHTYFVNKKEKALLEEFCFGAKANSKNCAGAKLNANIVGKPAAWIAEQAGFSVPEGTNILAAECAEVGPKEPLTREKLSPVIAVLKAEDTEDGLKKARQMVEFNGLGHSAAIHTKDEALAKRFGTEIKAMRIIWNSPSTFGGIGDVYNAFIPSLTLGCGSYGHNSVGDNVSAINLLNIKKVGKRRNNMQWFKVPSKIYFERNSIQYLQTCEDIERVMIVTDKSIEKLGFVQRIIDQLNKRSNRVTVQVFSDVEPDPDITTVERGTEVMRAFEPDTIIALGGGSPMDAAKVMWLFYEQPQIDFRDLVQKFMDIRKRAFRFPSLGKKAQYIGIPTTSGTGSEVTPFAVISDKKNNRKYPLADYSLTPTIAIVDPALVESVPDFIAADTGMDVLTHATEAYTSNFANDYTDGIALQTIKLVFEWLEKSVKTADPEAREKMHNASTMAGMAFANAFLGMSHSMAHKIGAVHHTVHGRTNAILLPYVIRYNGTRPSKTTTWPKYNYWKADEKFQDIAKMLGLPHSTPEEAVEAYAKAVYELGVAVGIKMNFKDQGIDEKAWKDSLHEIALLAYEDQCSPANPRLPMVADMEEIMADAYYGYAERPGRRK, encoded by the coding sequence ATGGCTGATAAAAAAACAGTAACACCAGAGGAAAAACAACTTGCTGCTGAAAAGCATGTCGACGGTCTCGTGAAAAAAGCCTTGGTTGCGCTTGATGAAATGCGTAAGTTGAACCAAGAGCAAGTTGACTACATCGTAGCAAAAGCGTCTGTTGCAGCACTTGATGCGCACGGTATCCTTGCACAACACGCAGTTGAAGAAACTGGTCGTGGTGTATTTGAAGATAAGGCGACAAAAAATCTATTTGCCTGTGAACACGTAGTGAACAATATGCGTGGAGTTAAAACAGCTGGAGTTATCGAAGATGATCCAATTACAGGTTTGACGAAGATTGCGGAGCCGGTCGGAGTTATTTGTGGTATCACTCCAACAACAAACCCAACTTCAACAGCGATTTTTAAATCACTCATTGCTTTGAAGACACGTAACCCAATTGTTTTCGCCTTCCACCCATCAGCTCAAGAATCTTCTGCTCATGCTGCACAAATCGTTCGTGATGCAGCCATCGCAGCCGGTGCACCTGAAAACTGTGTTCAATGGATTACAGAGCCATCTATGGAAGCAACAGGAGCTCTTATGAACCACGAAGGTGTTGCGACTATCCTTGCAACTGGTGGGAATGCCATGGTTAAGGCGGCTTACTCATGTGGGAAACCAGCTCTTGGAGTAGGTGCCGGAAACGTTCCTGCTTATGTAGAAAAATCTGCTGACCTTCGTCAAGCTGCTCATGACATCGTGATGTCTAAATCATTTGACAATGGTATGGTCTGTGCGTCAGAACAAGCAGTTATCATTGATAAAGAAGTCTATGACGAATTTGTAGAAGAATTCAAATCATACCACACTTACTTTGTAAACAAGAAAGAAAAAGCTCTTCTTGAAGAATTCTGCTTCGGAGCTAAAGCAAACAGCAAAAACTGTGCAGGCGCTAAACTAAATGCAAACATCGTTGGTAAACCAGCAGCATGGATTGCTGAACAAGCAGGATTTAGTGTTCCAGAAGGAACAAACATCTTGGCTGCAGAATGCGCAGAAGTAGGACCAAAAGAACCGTTGACTCGTGAAAAATTATCACCAGTTATCGCTGTCCTAAAAGCTGAAGATACAGAAGACGGTCTTAAAAAAGCTCGTCAAATGGTTGAGTTTAACGGACTTGGTCACTCAGCAGCCATCCATACAAAAGACGAAGCTCTTGCTAAACGCTTTGGTACAGAAATCAAAGCAATGCGTATTATCTGGAACTCTCCATCTACTTTCGGTGGTATCGGTGACGTATACAATGCCTTCATTCCATCATTGACACTTGGATGTGGTTCATATGGACACAACTCAGTTGGTGATAACGTGAGTGCGATCAACCTTCTAAACATCAAGAAAGTAGGGAAACGTAGAAATAATATGCAATGGTTTAAAGTTCCTTCAAAAATTTACTTCGAACGCAATTCTATCCAATACCTTCAAACATGTGAAGATATTGAACGCGTTATGATTGTTACAGATAAATCTATCGAAAAACTTGGCTTTGTTCAACGCATTATTGACCAATTGAACAAACGCAGCAACCGTGTAACTGTCCAAGTCTTCTCAGACGTTGAACCAGACCCAGATATCACAACTGTAGAACGTGGTACTGAAGTAATGAGAGCATTTGAACCAGACACAATCATTGCTCTTGGTGGTGGTTCTCCAATGGATGCAGCGAAAGTAATGTGGCTCTTCTACGAACAACCACAAATCGACTTCCGTGACTTGGTTCAAAAATTCATGGACATCCGTAAACGTGCCTTCCGCTTCCCATCACTTGGTAAAAAAGCACAATATATCGGTATTCCAACAACTTCAGGTACAGGTTCAGAAGTAACACCATTTGCCGTTATCTCTGATAAGAAAAACAACCGCAAATACCCATTGGCTGACTACTCATTGACACCAACTATTGCCATTGTTGACCCTGCTTTGGTTGAGTCAGTTCCAGACTTCATCGCTGCGGATACAGGTATGGACGTCTTGACTCACGCGACTGAAGCTTACACTTCAAACTTCGCTAACGACTATACAGACGGTATCGCCCTTCAAACAATCAAACTTGTCTTTGAATGGTTGGAAAAATCTGTTAAGACAGCTGATCCAGAAGCTCGCGAAAAAATGCATAATGCATCTACAATGGCTGGTATGGCCTTTGCCAATGCCTTCCTTGGTATGAGCCACTCAATGGCCCACAAGATCGGTGCGGTTCACCATACTGTTCACGGACGTACAAACGCTATCTTGCTTCCATATGTTATCCGTTACAATGGTACTCGTCCATCTAAGACGACTACATGGCCTAAATACAACTACTGGAAAGCTGATGAGAAATTCCAAGACATCGCGAAAATGCTTGGCTTGCCTCACTCAACTCCAGAAGAAGCAGTTGAAGCATACGCTAAAGCTGTTTACGAACTTGGTGTTGCAGTAGGTATCAAGATGAACTTCAAGGATCAAGGAATTGATGAAAAAGCTTGGAAAGACAGCTTGCATGAAATTGCTTTGCTTGCTTATGAAGATCAATGTTCACCTGCTAACCCTCGCTTGCCAATGGTAGCTGACATGGAAGAAATCATGGCAGATGCTTACTATGGTTATGCAGAACGTCCAGGACGTCGCAAATAA
- the tkt gene encoding transketolase: MSNLSVNAIRFLGIDAINKANSGHPGVVMGAAPMAYSLFTKQLRINPAQPNWINRDRFILSAGHGSMLLYALLHLSGFEDVSMDEVKNFRQWGSKTPGHPEFGHTAGVDATTGPLGQGISTATGFAQAERFLAAKYNREGFNIFDHYTYVICGDGDLMEGVSSEAASYAGLQKLDKLVVLYDSNDINLDGETKDSFTESVRDRYNAYGWHTALVEDGTDLEAIHAAIETAKASGKPSLIEVKTVIGYGSPNKQGTNAVHGAPLGADETAATRQALGWDYEPFEIPEQVYADFKENVADRGASAYQAWTKLVADYKEAHPELAAEVEAIIDGRDPVKVTPADFPALENGFSQATRNSSQDALNVVAAKLPTFLGGSADLAHSNMTYIKTDGLQDDANRLNRNIQFGVREFAMGTILNGMALHGGLRVYGGTFFVFSDYVKAAVRLSALQGLPVTYVFTHDSIAVGEDGPTHEPVEHLAGLRAMPNLNVFRPADARETQAAWYLAVTSEKTPTALVLTRQNLTVEEGTDFNKVAKGAYVVYENTVDFDTILIATGSEVNLAVAAAKELASQGAKVRVVSMPSTDVFDKQDAAYKEEILPNAVRRRVAVEMGATQNWYKYVGLDGAVLGIDTFGASAPAPKVLAEYGFTVENLVKVVQNLK, translated from the coding sequence ATGTCAAATCTATCTGTTAATGCAATTCGTTTTCTAGGTATTGACGCCATCAACAAAGCCAACTCAGGTCACCCAGGGGTGGTTATGGGGGCTGCTCCAATGGCCTATAGCCTCTTTACAAAACAACTTCGTATCAATCCTGCTCAACCAAACTGGATCAACCGCGACCGCTTTATTCTTTCAGCAGGTCACGGCTCTATGCTTCTTTATGCCCTTCTTCACCTTTCTGGTTTTGAAGATGTTAGCATGGATGAAGTCAAGAACTTCCGCCAATGGGGTTCAAAAACACCAGGTCACCCAGAATTTGGCCATACTGCAGGAGTTGACGCTACAACTGGTCCTCTAGGACAAGGGATTTCTACTGCTACTGGTTTTGCCCAAGCAGAACGTTTCCTTGCAGCCAAGTATAACCGCGAAGGCTTCAATATCTTTGACCACTATACTTATGTGATCTGTGGCGACGGAGATTTGATGGAAGGTGTTTCAAGCGAGGCAGCTTCATATGCAGGTTTGCAAAAACTTGACAAGTTGGTTGTTCTTTATGATTCAAATGACATTAACTTGGATGGTGAGACAAAAGATTCCTTCACAGAAAGTGTTCGTGACCGTTACAATGCCTACGGTTGGCATACAGCCTTGGTTGAAGATGGAACAGACTTGGAAGCTATCCATGCTGCTATCGAAACAGCTAAAGCTTCAGGCAAACCATCTTTGATTGAAGTGAAGACTGTTATTGGATACGGTTCTCCAAACAAACAAGGAACCAATGCGGTACACGGTGCTCCTCTTGGAGCAGATGAAACTGCAGCAACTCGCCAAGCGCTTGGTTGGGACTATGAACCATTTGAAATCCCAGAGCAAGTTTATGCTGATTTCAAAGAAAATGTTGCAGATCGTGGCGCATCAGCTTATCAAGCTTGGACAAAATTAGTTGCTGACTATAAAGAAGCGCATCCAGAACTGGCTGCAGAAGTAGAAGCTATTATCGACGGACGTGATCCAGTTAAAGTTACTCCAGCAGACTTCCCAGCTCTAGAAAACGGCTTCTCTCAAGCCACTCGTAATTCAAGTCAGGATGCCTTGAATGTTGTAGCTGCCAAGTTACCAACTTTCTTAGGTGGATCAGCTGACCTTGCTCACTCAAACATGACTTATATCAAAACGGACGGACTTCAAGACGACGCTAATCGCTTGAACCGCAACATTCAGTTTGGTGTTCGTGAATTTGCAATGGGAACGATCTTGAACGGGATGGCCCTTCACGGTGGACTTCGTGTATACGGTGGTACTTTCTTCGTCTTCTCTGACTATGTGAAGGCGGCTGTCCGCTTGTCAGCCTTACAAGGACTTCCTGTGACTTATGTCTTTACCCACGATTCTATTGCAGTCGGGGAAGATGGTCCAACTCACGAACCAGTTGAACACTTAGCAGGTCTTCGTGCCATGCCAAATCTCAATGTTTTCCGCCCAGCAGATGCGCGTGAAACTCAAGCGGCTTGGTACCTTGCAGTGACAAGTGAGAAAACACCAACTGCCCTTGTCTTGACACGTCAAAACTTGACTGTTGAAGAAGGGACAGATTTTAATAAAGTTGCAAAAGGTGCCTATGTTGTCTATGAAAATACAGTAGATTTTGACACGATCTTGATTGCGACAGGTTCAGAGGTCAATCTGGCTGTCGCAGCTGCCAAAGAATTGGCTAGTCAAGGCGCAAAAGTCCGCGTAGTCAGCATGCCATCTACAGATGTCTTTGATAAACAAGATGCAGCTTACAAGGAAGAAATCCTTCCAAATGCAGTCCGCCGTCGTGTTGCAGTCGAAATGGGTGCAACTCAAAACTGGTACAAATATGTCGGTCTTGATGGTGCAGTTCTTGGAATTGATACCTTCGGAGCATCTGCCCCAGCACCAAAAGTATTGGCGGAGTACGGATTTACAGTTGAAAATCTAGTCAAAGTTGTTCAAAACTTGAAATAA
- the jag gene encoding RNA-binding cell elongation regulator Jag/EloR → MVLFTGSTVEEAIQKGLKELDIPRMKAHIKVVSKEKKGFLGLFGKKPAQVDIEAISETTVIKANQQAIKGVPKEVNEKNEPVKTVSEATVDLGHVVEAIKKIEEEGQGVSEEVKAEILKNEKHANTILEETGHISILNDLEPEDTTEEVESAPEKETETQEATSQSLEDLGLKVEPSYDIEQVVAEVASYVQTILNDIDVEGIISSDYNRRIINLQIDTNEPGRIIGYHGKVLKALQLLAQNYLYNRYSRTFYITINVNDYVEHRAEVLQTYAQKLATRVLEEGRSQQTDPMSNSERKIIHRIISRMDGVTSYSEGDEPNRYVVVDAE, encoded by the coding sequence ATGGTATTATTTACAGGTTCAACGGTTGAAGAAGCAATCCAAAAAGGATTGAAAGAATTAGACATTCCAAGAATGAAGGCCCACATCAAGGTCGTTTCGAAAGAGAAAAAAGGATTCTTAGGCTTGTTTGGTAAGAAGCCAGCTCAAGTTGATATCGAAGCGATTAGTGAAACGACAGTGATCAAAGCCAATCAGCAGGCTATTAAAGGGGTTCCAAAAGAAGTCAATGAAAAGAATGAACCCGTGAAAACAGTAAGTGAAGCAACTGTTGATTTGGGACATGTAGTTGAAGCGATTAAGAAGATTGAAGAAGAAGGTCAAGGTGTTTCTGAAGAGGTCAAGGCTGAAATCCTGAAAAATGAAAAGCATGCCAACACGATTTTGGAAGAAACAGGTCATATTTCAATTTTAAATGATTTGGAACCAGAGGATACTACCGAGGAAGTGGAATCTGCTCCAGAAAAAGAAACTGAAACGCAGGAAGCAACAAGCCAATCTTTGGAGGATTTAGGCTTGAAAGTAGAACCAAGTTATGACATCGAACAAGTAGTAGCTGAGGTCGCTAGTTATGTTCAAACGATTTTGAATGATATAGATGTCGAAGGTATCATTTCAAGTGACTATAACCGTCGCATTATCAATCTTCAAATTGATACCAACGAACCAGGTCGTATTATCGGCTACCATGGAAAAGTTTTGAAAGCTCTCCAATTATTAGCGCAAAATTACCTTTACAATCGCTATTCGAGAACGTTCTACATCACAATCAATGTCAATGATTACGTTGAACACCGTGCAGAAGTCTTGCAAACCTACGCTCAAAAATTGGCGACTCGCGTTTTAGAAGAAGGACGTAGCCAACAAACAGATCCAATGTCAAATAGCGAACGCAAGATTATCCATCGCATTATTTCACGCATGGATGGCGTGACGAGTTACTCTGAAGGTGACGAGCCAAATCGCTATGTTGTCGTAGATGCAGAATAA
- the rnpA gene encoding ribonuclease P protein component, with translation MKKSFRVKREKDFKAIFKDGTSFANRKFVVYQLENQQNHFRVGLSVSKKLGNAVTRNQIKRRIRHILQSVKGSLVEHVDFVVIARKGVETLEYAEMEKNLLHVLKLSKIYQEGNGSEKETTVD, from the coding sequence TTGAAGAAAAGCTTTCGTGTAAAAAGAGAGAAAGATTTTAAGGCGATTTTCAAGGACGGAACAAGTTTTGCCAATCGAAAATTTGTTGTCTACCAATTGGAAAACCAGCAAAACCATTTTCGAGTAGGACTGTCCGTCAGCAAAAAGCTGGGGAATGCAGTTACCAGAAATCAAATCAAGAGACGAATCCGGCACATTCTACAAAGTGTAAAAGGGAGTTTAGTAGAGCATGTCGATTTTGTCGTGATTGCCCGAAAAGGGGTGGAAACCTTGGAATATGCAGAGATGGAGAAAAACCTACTCCACGTATTAAAGTTATCAAAGATTTATCAGGAAGGAAATGGGAGTGAAAAAGAAACTACAGTTGACTAG
- a CDS encoding acetate kinase yields MTKTIAINAGSSSLKWQLYQMPEEKVLAKGLIERIGLKDSISTVKFDGRSEQQILDIEDHTQAVKILLDDLIRFDIIKGYDEITGVGHRVVAGGEYFKESTVVEGDVIEKVEELGLLAPLHNPANAAGIRAFKELLPDITSVVVFDTSFHTTMPEKAYRYPLPTKYYTENKVRKYGAHGTSHQFVAGEAAKLLGRPLEDLKLITCHIGNGASITAVKGGKSVDTSMGFTPLGGVMMGTRTGDIDPAIIPYLMQYTEDFNNPEDISRVLNRESGLMGVSGKSSDMRDVMAAMEAGDHDATLAYEMYVDRIQKHIGQYLAVLNGADAIIFTAGIGENAANFREDVISGISWFGCDVDPEKNVFGVMGDISTDAAKIRVLVIPTDEELVIARDVERLKK; encoded by the coding sequence ATGACAAAAACAATTGCAATCAATGCAGGAAGCTCAAGCTTGAAATGGCAACTTTATCAAATGCCTGAAGAGAAAGTTTTGGCTAAAGGCTTGATTGAACGTATTGGATTGAAAGATTCAATTTCAACAGTAAAATTTGACGGTCGTTCGGAGCAACAAATTCTTGATATTGAAGACCATACACAAGCCGTTAAAATTTTATTGGATGACTTGATTCGTTTTGACATCATCAAAGGGTACGACGAGATTACAGGTGTCGGACACCGCGTCGTTGCAGGTGGTGAATATTTCAAGGAATCAACAGTTGTTGAGGGAGATGTGATAGAAAAAGTTGAGGAGTTGGGACTCTTGGCTCCTCTTCACAATCCAGCCAACGCAGCTGGAATTCGTGCATTTAAGGAATTGCTTCCAGATATTACCAGTGTTGTTGTATTCGATACTTCATTCCACACAACCATGCCAGAAAAGGCTTATCGCTATCCTCTACCAACTAAATACTACACAGAAAACAAGGTTCGTAAATACGGTGCTCATGGTACAAGCCACCAGTTTGTCGCAGGAGAAGCAGCGAAACTTTTGGGTCGCCCTCTAGAAGACTTGAAATTGATTACCTGCCATATTGGTAACGGGGCTTCTATCACAGCTGTTAAGGGTGGGAAGTCTGTGGATACTTCTATGGGATTCACACCACTTGGAGGTGTGATGATGGGAACTCGTACAGGAGATATTGACCCTGCTATCATCCCTTATCTCATGCAATATACAGAGGATTTCAATAACCCAGAAGATATTAGTCGCGTTCTCAATCGTGAATCAGGGCTCATGGGAGTTTCGGGCAAGTCAAGCGACATGCGTGATGTGATGGCTGCCATGGAAGCAGGAGACCATGATGCGACTTTGGCTTATGAAATGTATGTTGATCGTATCCAAAAACATATTGGCCAATATCTTGCAGTCCTAAATGGAGCAGATGCGATTATCTTCACAGCAGGTATCGGTGAAAATGCAGCAAATTTCCGTGAGGATGTCATTTCAGGTATCTCTTGGTTTGGTTGTGATGTAGATCCAGAAAAGAATGTCTTTGGTGTAATGGGAGACATCTCAACGGATGCAGCGAAAATCCGTGTCTTGGTTATTCCAACAGATGAAGAATTAGTGATTGCACGCGATGTTGAGCGCTTGAAAAAATAA
- a CDS encoding membrane protein insertase YidC yields MKKKLQLTSLLGLSLFIMTACATNSTANDITADSTDFWSKFVYFFAEIIRFLSFDISIGVGIILFTILIRTILLPVFQTQMVASRKMQEAQPRIKALREQYPGRDMESRTKLDQEMRKVYKELGIKHSSSLWPILIQMPVLLALFQALSRVDFLKTGHFLWINLGGVDTSFVLPILAAVFTFLSSWLSNKALSEKSGATTGMMYGMPVLIFIFAISAPSGVALYWAVSNAYQVLQTYFLNNPFKIIAEREAVVQAERDLEGKKRRALKKAQKKKK; encoded by the coding sequence GTGAAAAAGAAACTACAGTTGACTAGTTTGTTGGGCTTGTCCTTGTTTATCATGACGGCCTGTGCAACAAATAGTACAGCTAACGATATAACAGCGGATTCGACAGATTTTTGGAGTAAATTCGTCTATTTTTTTGCTGAAATTATCCGCTTTTTGTCCTTTGACATTAGTATCGGAGTGGGGATTATCCTCTTCACAATCTTGATCCGGACGATTTTATTGCCGGTCTTTCAGACACAGATGGTTGCCTCTAGAAAAATGCAAGAGGCTCAACCACGCATCAAGGCTTTGCGAGAGCAATATCCGGGTCGTGATATGGAAAGTAGAACCAAGCTAGACCAGGAGATGCGCAAGGTTTATAAAGAGTTAGGGATCAAGCATTCATCCTCTCTCTGGCCGATTTTAATACAAATGCCGGTCCTCTTGGCACTCTTTCAAGCCTTGAGTCGAGTAGACTTTTTGAAAACAGGTCACTTTTTATGGATTAATTTGGGAGGAGTAGATACAAGTTTTGTCCTTCCGATTTTGGCGGCGGTCTTTACCTTCTTGAGTAGCTGGTTATCGAATAAAGCTTTGTCTGAAAAAAGTGGGGCTACGACAGGGATGATGTACGGGATGCCGGTACTGATCTTTATCTTTGCCATCTCTGCGCCTAGTGGAGTCGCCTTGTACTGGGCAGTATCCAATGCTTATCAAGTTTTGCAAACCTATTTCTTGAACAATCCTTTCAAGATTATTGCTGAAAGAGAAGCGGTAGTCCAAGCAGAAAGAGATTTAGAAGGCAAGAAGAGAAGAGCCTTGAAGAAAGCACAGAAAAAGAAAAAATAA
- the yajC gene encoding preprotein translocase subunit YajC, with the protein MNPNITFLIMLVGMMALMFFMQRSQKKQAQKRMESLNKLQKGYEVITIGGLYGTVDEVDTEKRTIVLDVDGVYLTFELAAIKTVLPLKEAVTPEGTVVDESGAIEE; encoded by the coding sequence ATGAATCCAAATATTACTTTTTTAATCATGCTTGTAGGTATGATGGCCTTGATGTTCTTTATGCAACGTTCTCAAAAGAAACAAGCGCAAAAGCGTATGGAAAGCTTGAACAAGCTTCAAAAAGGCTATGAAGTTATTACAATTGGCGGCCTTTACGGAACAGTGGATGAAGTAGACACTGAGAAGAGAACAATCGTACTTGATGTAGATGGCGTTTATTTGACTTTTGAATTGGCTGCTATCAAGACCGTTTTGCCGCTCAAAGAGGCTGTGACACCAGAAGGAACAGTTGTTGACGAAAGTGGAGCAATCGAAGAATAA
- a CDS encoding ribonuclease P translates to MLKAVREYLSFAGVQYRNPDKAGDEREKMLELRHKGQEARKSFTELAKTFQASHSEWQLQQTSQWMNQAQRLRPHFWVYLQRDGQVTEPMMALRLYGTPADFGISLEVSFIERKKDEQTLDKQAKVLELPAVEGIYYLVYSNGESHKVEATGENRRTLREKLRNQEVRKVLVKSDVSFIENQSVEAILEELEDAYTRLLPYYEVTRG, encoded by the coding sequence ATGCTGAAAGCAGTTAGAGAATATCTATCATTTGCAGGGGTCCAGTATCGTAATCCTGATAAAGCTGGTGATGAAAGAGAGAAGATGCTGGAATTGCGTCACAAAGGCCAAGAGGCTCGGAAGTCTTTTACAGAATTGGCCAAAACCTTTCAAGCAAGTCATTCAGAATGGCAACTCCAACAGACTAGCCAGTGGATGAATCAAGCACAACGCTTAAGGCCACATTTCTGGGTCTATCTACAGAGAGACGGACAAGTGACAGAACCTATGATGGCTCTTCGTTTGTATGGAACACCTGCTGACTTTGGGATTTCTTTGGAAGTCAGTTTCATCGAGCGAAAGAAAGATGAACAGACCTTAGACAAGCAAGCCAAGGTTTTAGAGCTTCCAGCGGTAGAAGGAATTTATTATCTAGTCTACTCAAATGGAGAAAGTCATAAGGTGGAGGCTACTGGGGAGAATCGCCGTACTTTACGAGAGAAGCTGAGAAATCAAGAAGTTCGTAAAGTCTTAGTCAAGTCAGATGTTTCCTTCATTGAAAATCAGTCAGTAGAAGCGATATTGGAGGAGCTAGAAGACGCTTATACTCGTTTGCTCCCGTACTATGAGGTGACGAGGGGATAG